In Amia ocellicauda isolate fAmiCal2 chromosome 7, fAmiCal2.hap1, whole genome shotgun sequence, the genomic window AGTAGcataacttaaaaaataaccaaatagatttctaaatacaaaatgtttagtATGAATGAAAAGGCCCGAACTTCCACCCAAAAGCATTTGAATTACTTTAAAGTCAAATGTGACCATGTTTTGTGGATGGATGAAACAGAAAATTAACTTTTTGGATACACAGATCAGCAATATATAttgatgcaaaacaaaatattctAAGCTTATATTGAGAATTAAATCATATCCCCCATGAAATATGGATGCAGATCGAATTTGCTTTGCGACTCTTTGCATCCTTGTTCTGATACCCATAGTAAACGGATGAATGGATCCCAAAATATACCAGGATATTTTAGCCAAACAACCTGACATTATCTCTATAAAGGATATCAAGCATGGTTGCAAATCAAATCCCAAGCACTCATCCAAGCCTATGACCAAATTGTAATGGGAGTGCATCAATGTTCTTTGCCTTCACATTCctcagacctcaatccaacaAACAATTTGCGGTATGAACTgcagaaaacaagaaacaaacaaacaaataacaaaaacaaaccacataACCTTGAGGAGTTGGAGGGGTTCTGTGTGGAGGAATGTTCAAACATTGTTCCTGAGAAAAGGACCACCCGATACATATGGTATCAACCATTGAATGGACATTATCAGCCATTATCAGTCCCATTTGAATGAGCAGATTCTCAAAATACTGATTTATATTGTCTGAATAAATTGTAGCATTGCTTATTTAGAATGATCTGTAAATGTTGTATGCTATTGATGCATactaacagaaacagaaaaatacacCTGCATCATCTGGCTAATGCACTTCCTGTCATGAGGTGGCAATAGCTGATTATTCCATATAGTGAGACTTTCCAGGATtatggaaattattattattattaatattaaaaccaatctctctctcttactaTTATTCTCCATTTGTTACTGATTAAGCACCAACTTTACACACACTTCCATGCTGGAGCCAGGCTGAATTTCAGGTTTCATTGAAGGTACACAGAATTCCAGCAGGGTATTCAGGCAGAGAGGCAAgcagtcacacacagacagatagatagatagataaacagaccaacagacagacagacgggtaCAGTTCCATTACCTTTCTGCAAAGCACTCAGCAATATGagcatgtttaaaaaacaacaaaagagcatcacatttaatacaaaaataaaacaacttaaCATAAAATGTGCAAATACTGCTGGAATTTCATGTGGGCTCATATCAGTCTCACTTTGTTAAATGATTGTACTGTGTTTCACTAAAGGGGATAAACCTCTTCCAAACCCACAGAATATTGTCGACGCAGCTGCTTCTCGGCAGAGCTATAAATAGTCTGAAGACCTGCAGCACGGCTACCCAAGTGGGAGGGAGCAGTGGACGGCCTGGCAATCACATTACACAAGGTCAGGCCCAGGCTTACAGAGACCTactgctgctctctctctttctcactttAATATTTTTCCTTACTTTCCTTCACTCCCATTTCAATCATGGAGTGACTCAGAAGTAAGATTTGCTCAGACTGCTGCGCTGATGTTCCACAGAAATGTTTAATTATCTTAAAGAAATCTACAGAGATCTGAGGGTTAGTAACAGCTTTTTAATATGCATGTACATATTATGTGTTCCTCAAAAGAGATTGCGATGACAGGCTCCAATTCTGTTATTGATTGCGGAGATCTTAAAGAAGCTCTTGGAGATGAATGTACGTAAGCCTAATTACCTAGAGATCTGAAAAGACCTTTGATGAATATATGTGTTCGTTTATTCATCATGGACAGGTTTTACTGCAGCATGCTACTTAATAGAAGTGATTAAGGGTTTGCAGCACTAGGATGTAAAAGGTTTTCATTCTATTACTTGTGTCCTGTGACGTAACTCTCTCTGCCAGGAACTGCAGTCTCCTAAAGCACCCATTTGTCTTCTTCAGCCAGCAGAATCCATTCGTCCTACTGCACCTTTTATAATGAAcacttttttcaatttttaatgcACCACAACAGGAAAGCGTGCAAGAGCCTTGCAGGATGAGTACTAGGACCTGGGGAAACCTGTGTGCCACGATGGACTGCACCACACTGTAAATATAGCAGAGGAGTCTCACTATCataccctctctcacacacacaccctcggACACACGCAGCTCGCCGGAGTGGTCCAGGGAGCTACAACAACACAGGAGCAGCCAAAGATTGATCACTTTCCTCTGTGAGCAGGATCAGTTCAGCTAATATCACTGCAGGGAGCTTTCCCAGCCaagagccttttttttttttttaaagtgttgaCCTGGGTCAGTGTGAGCGAGCGAGGCTGTGCCAGACAGGGAATGCTCAAGTTGTGTAAGATCACCGACTCGTTGCTCATCAGCAATGCCAGGTCGGCCTGCAGCGACGAGCTCATCAGACAGGAGGGCATCACGCTGTGCATTAACGTGTCAGTGCAGCAGCCCTTCCCCAGCGCCCGGGTCAGCACCCTGCGCGTGCCTGTGTACGACGACCCAGCCGAGAACCTCTACCGCCACTTCGACCGCTGCGCCGACGCCATCCACAGCGCCGCCAGCGGGGGAGGGCGCAGTGTGGTGTACTGCAAGAACGGGCGCAGCCGCTCCGCCTCCATCTGCATGGCCTACCTCATGAAGCACCAGGGCCTCTCACTGTCACAGGCCTTCCAGGTGAGCGCTGGCAAATAGCTGCTCAGGGGGCACCTCCGAGATTCCCCAAGTGGGTGGTGCTCAGCCATGAAAATGTTTTACGAATACATTCAAATTAGGCAGAAATTGTATCTATGGTGGATACAACACTGCCCATAATTGGACCCCTTCTCTCAAAAAGCTACTATAATTTCTCCCGTATTTCTTGCAGGGGAGAGATCCAATTCAACCAATGCATGTAATGAACTGAGGTTGAGGTTGAGTTAGTTATTAACTTTTTAACACTCAGATGTtgtaaagtgttttaaaaaaataaagacattgacTGTTAAATATATGAGTAGATGAAAATGCCCGGACTATCTGTAGGAATTCAGACACAAACTGCTGGTTCTGAGTTCCGGGTTCTGAGTTCTGATTCTAACGGTCCTTCTCTGCAGGCTGTGAAGACGGCGCGCTCAGTGGTGGAGCCCAACAAAGGGTTCTGGGAACAACTGCAGAAGTATGAGAAGGAGCTGGAGAGGAGGAGGACGGCAGACAGTGGCACGGGGGGGGGCAGTCTCCATCAGGCAGGTTCCCAGGACACAGATGGGGAGGCCCAAGCTGGACTATGACACCAGGGATCAAACACAACGGTCCCTACAGTGCAGAATGACACCATGCCACATGAGCACCAACACTCTCGTTGGTCTGTGGTCTCATCTCCTTAGTGGGCCAAAGTAGATCCTCAAGTGATCCCTTCAATGCATCACCTGCATTAGGCCGAAGAATGATGGGTTAACCAGTTCagttaattgaataattagTTCTGATGAACTCATTAAGAGCTCAGGTCCACCCCCTTGAGGATGGGATTTAAAGAACACTGCTGTCTACTGTCACTAATAAGTTTACTGAAGGACTACTTTATTTCGCTTCTAGGTTACTATAAGGCTTTTAAGACTTGTTGTATCTCCTGAAACATGCCATCTGCCTGCCTAAATATTCACAGTGAGAACAGAATAGTCGTGGGCAGACAACTGATTATTAGATTATGTAAACGATATGCCAGGTATTTAGGTAAACAACAGGGTTTACTTTttgattatgaataataatgcaGTCTTCTCTGACTCTCCTAGTTATTGCATGAGATTTAACAAGGTGAAAATGGAGAGACAAACGGTATACATATGTCTTGGATTAGTAGTTTTCACTGTATCTTTTCATATACCTTAATATTAagatacagcattttttttaatcaaatgtttctttaataccTAGTTTAAATTTGTATATACTTTATATTATGATTGTTTGTAGCCATGTCAATATGATTACTGAATTGTtcattactttttcttttaaatattaatgccAAGCAGAATTGATTAAAATTATTTACTTGAAAGGTGAGCACTGTAATAGATTCTAGCAAACAGCTATGAAATCACTAACAGTTTGTACAACAGGATATTGAACtagtaaaattatttaaatatcaatgaAACAGTGTATAACAAGTTGTATGTACCTGAGAGTATTTATAAATTGTATGATCATGATAAACACCATAAGTAAGACTATTACGTGTTCTATATGTATTCATATGAaggtcgccctggacaaggacatctgctaagaaataaataataataataataataataataataataataataataataataataataataataataatgatgagtTTACAAACATTACATTGCATGAAAATTTGTCAAAATAAGCAACATGCAGATGAAGTCAAGATGAAGTtagaacaacaacacaaatacaacaaaaaaatacaataacccCTCCAAACCCCCTTCTTTTCTTTTATAACATATCAGCAtcacaaaacaatgaaaacaattcTATACTTACAATTTTACAAACTACAACAAACATATATTAAGATTAagacaaatattaatatttttctcCTTGTGCTTGAGAGCCAATATGGAGTGGCCAAGTAATTGTTCAGGGAGTACAGGTTTTACTGCTTTACATCTTAAATATAAGACATTCACATTTAATATCAATTGAACAATGTATTAAGAAATGCTTGCATGGCCATTACAAGTCATTTGTCATTTCTTCTTTACATTCTTGAAAGCAATGGCAGCGAATGTTGCTCATATAGAATAGCTGTCTTGTCCTGCATGGTTCGAAATTATCATAGAACCTGTCCTTCTGAAATGCAGCCATATTTTGTGTAAAATCTGCTTGGACAACACCTGGAGAAAGAAACGTACACTGCAATGTCTGGTGTGCAGAAGATCCAACGGTGATGACAAACCTGGCATTCAGAAATATGATACTTTCCTATAAACAATAGCTACGACACACACGTCCAGTAAACCCAGCAGACCTGCGTGACCCGCATGGGGAGAAAGTCACACAGGATTATTAACTTTGAAAAAGTTTGACAAATAAACCCATTCGGAACAAAcctatatatgttatatattgcagaaatttatattttacatatatgggatttattttaaatatattttaggctgtactccatatatatatatatatatatatatacactcacctaaaggattattaggaacaccatactaatactatgtttgaccccctttcgccttcagaactgacttaattctacgtggcattgattcaacaaggtgctgaaagcattctttagaaatgttggcccatattgataggatagcatcttgcagttgatggagatttgtgggatgcacatccagggcacgaagctcccgttccaccacatcccaaagatgctctattgggttgagatctggtgactgtggggaccagtttagtacagtgaactcattgtcatgttcaagaaaccaatttgaaatgattcgacctttgtgacatggtgcattatcctgctggaagtagccatcagaggatgggtacatggtggtcataaagggatggacatggtcagaaacaatgctcaggtaggccgtggcatttaatcgatgcccaattggcactaaggggcctaaagtgtgccaagaaaacatcccccacaccattacaccaccaccaccagcctgcacagtggtaacaaggcatgatggatccatgttctcattctgtttacgtcaaattctgactctaccatctgaatgtctcaacagaaatcgagactcatcagaccaggcaacaactctccaattttggtgagcttgtgcaaattgtagcctctttttcctatttgtagtggagatgagtggtacccggtggggtcttctgctgttgtagcccatccgcctcaaggttgtacgtgttgtggcttcacaaatgctttgctgcatacctcggttgtaacgagtggttatttcagtcaaagttgctcttctatcagcttgaatcagtcggcccattctcctctgacctctagcatcaacaaggcattttcgcccacaggactgccgcatactggatgtttttcccttttcacaccattctttgtaaaccctagaaatggttgtgcgtgaaaatcccagtaactgagcagattgtgaaatactcagaccggcccgtctggcaccaacaaccatgccacgctcaaaattgcttaaatcacctttctttcccattcagactttcagtttggagttcaggagattgtcttgaccaggaccacacccctaaatgcattgaagcaactgccatatgattggttggttagataattgcattaatgagaaattgaacaggtgttcctaataatcctttaggtgagtgtatatatatatatatatatatatatatatatatatataataaagattttaaaagatacgattacataaaataaattttattacataaaataaatatatggagtACATGCTtaaatgtgtataaaatatatcctatgcattttaaatattaaatagctTTTAAATCAAATACTGTACTTTAAATTTGATAATGTACAGCATTCACATTTATTTGAACATCAACAcattacatgcattttttttcacaTGTGGTTCCAGCTCAAGACTTCACTGAAACTCGTGCATACAAACTGGAAGATTATGTGGAATTCAAAAATCAGTTGGACGTGACAGTCAAATTTACTGAAGTAAGATGATTATCATAAATCTATTCCTTACTCTGCCTTGTTTTCATTGCAGGCACTGCTGATCTCGAGTGTTTTCAGCCTTGAAGATGATATTGTACATGTTCTAGGCCTGCAGAGGATTTAGTGTGCATCAGATCCTGACTTATGCCAGACAATAACATGGCATGGGTGGTGCCTCACAATTCAAAACATTCCCTCTGCTGTTGAGAAaacaaatgcttaaaaatatttgttttggtttcagtAACAGACCCAGCAAGCAGAGACAGATACACAGAGTTTTAACCTATTCATCGCTTTCTCCATGAAGAAGAGGTCAGTAAAAATGCACTACAGATGGAAGCAAAACATATGAGAGAGATCATGCAGGAGAAGACTGAGGGACAGACCAGAAAGATATCTTCCCTGAGAGACACAATCAAGGCAATCAAACTGGATTTAGCAGCAACATCTTATTcctatatttattaaaatatgagTATACAAAAGACTGTATATGCTCTATAGTATTTATCTATCCAATATCATGTTCCCACAGAAACAGCCATACACCTTACCTATATTTTAATGGTGCAGTGAGTGTTTCTGAATAGTATAATCCCTACTATTATAAAACTCTTAATGAGAGGACAGCAAGTGGCAAATAGTTTAAAGTCCAGTCAATCACAGAAATACCGTTAATAAGCACAAAGGGCTTCTTAAGGGGACTTAAATAGCTTAGATCAATGAACTCAATACAGAACATGATGCAAATTCACTTTAGGCACCCACAATGCAATTTCATTGGCTTATGCATTTACCGAGAAGAATACTGCTAATGCTAGTGCTGCTGATTAGATTGCTTAGTCTTTCTACACGAGGATTGGATTTCAGAAGCATAATAACCATAATATGTCAGGTTCCTTGGCAAATTATGCTGTGTACAATATGGAGCCTGGTTCACAGTAACCTAGCCAGTTGCAGCTATAGTATATAATAGGTGTAGCTGGATTTGAGCTCTCCTATGACCTGGGGATGGGAGATTGAGTGGGGTTGGTAAACGTTAAAACTCTACATTGAACCCCATCTAGAGATGATCAGCCAAGGTGAGAAAACAGAGTCTCTTGTAACTCATTCCATTTTAGACATTCTAGAGTTCTTTCAATGCAGGCCCTTTATGACTCAATTGCACCCTGTCGAGCTCAGCTAAATCCAGTCAAGTGTACCATGTCTTCCTGGATATGGCTGCTGGAGAAATCTGCAGATCAGGCCAGAAAATGGATCTGGATGAGCAGTAAAGAGTAGAACACTCCTCTGATCGTCAACCTGAAAAGAGTGAAATAATGTACAAATTAGACTTCTTAAATTCAGGCCTAGATACAGCAAAGTACAGTAAAACCACatgttgaaatgttttaaatgatttgtgTATGTTACTAACGAACCCAATGCACAGCGCAGGATCCAAAGTGGGTTCCAGGAGAGCTGATTAACAAAGCCAAGCACCTGAGCTAGTACAGAGTGTGGGAGAAAATGCTAGATGGTTGATTACAGTGAGTACAGAAGCCAGGGGAACAATTTGGGTGACTGACATCCTTGTCTCGCAGCAACTCAAGGATTGCAACCTGTTTCAGATCGGTGCAAAGTTAGGACTCTGTAAATCAGTGGTTtccacagtgtttttttttttaaatctaaaataaagttaatttaaattgtttcaATTAAGAGTATGAACAACATTAACATTCATTCTAATGCATGTGATGTTAAGGCTAATGTTTAACTGGGGTCTTGCCGAATAAAAGATTGGCACTTCCTAAAATGGTGCCATGTTTAAAACGTTAAATGATTAACTTAATTTCCCTCAGCTCCCGTGACTCAAACTCAGCTATGCCTGCCTCACAGTTTCAGAAGATCTCACCGATGTGACACACAGTGGAGAGTGGCACCGATTCGGCAAGCCAGGCTGCTTTGACCAGTACATCTGTGTGCTGGCCTCCCAGGGCTTCACCTCGGGAATTCATTTTGGGATGTGGAGGTGGGCACAACAGCCGACTGAGACTTGGGTGTGGCCATGGAGTCCATCTAGATGAAAGTGGACACCTCCCTCAGCCCAAGGAGCAGAATCTGGACCATCAGCCTATGTGATGGGTAAGTGCACTTCTCTGCAAGTTTTACAATCTCTTTGACATGACTCTCCTCTGCAGTATCAAGAGTTTTACAGAAAGGATGATTCCCTTTTTCTCCAGCTGGTCGTTCTATGAAACGCTGAGGATATGCCCCAGAAAGGTAGTCGTCAAAATGAACTTGGACTGGGTgatataataagtacattttCCACATAAATCAAGGCAATACAGATGTCCTGAAAAGCAGATATCTGAGGTCTACTTCTACGGAGatatttgaaaccaagtctgtggCAATCATTGCGCATTACTACAT contains:
- the dusp28 gene encoding dual specificity phosphatase 28, producing the protein MLKLCKITDSLLISNARSACSDELIRQEGITLCINVSVQQPFPSARVSTLRVPVYDDPAENLYRHFDRCADAIHSAASGGGRSVVYCKNGRSRSASICMAYLMKHQGLSLSQAFQAVKTARSVVEPNKGFWEQLQKYEKELERRRTADSGTGGGSLHQAGSQDTDGEAQAGL